A window of Streptomyces sp. SAI-127 contains these coding sequences:
- a CDS encoding SigE family RNA polymerase sigma factor, giving the protein MGDRKQARDEEFQSFVIGRWPRLMRTAFLLTGEQHAAEDLVQSTLEQAYVAWRRVGSADDPEAYVRRVMINAHARKHRRKLREFLARGDDSGLVREIADTGDRIAQADDRSALLTALAQLPPRQREAVVLRYWEDLTETQTAEAMGCSVGSVKSNAAKGIAKLRAIPGLADMATQGGRK; this is encoded by the coding sequence ATGGGGGATCGGAAACAGGCTCGGGACGAGGAGTTCCAGAGCTTTGTCATCGGCCGCTGGCCACGGCTGATGCGGACGGCATTTCTCCTCACGGGGGAACAGCACGCCGCGGAGGACCTGGTCCAGTCGACGCTCGAACAGGCCTACGTGGCCTGGCGCAGGGTCGGCTCGGCGGACGATCCGGAGGCGTATGTACGGCGCGTGATGATCAACGCGCACGCACGCAAGCACCGCAGGAAGCTCAGGGAGTTCCTGGCGCGGGGGGACGACTCGGGCCTGGTGCGCGAGATCGCCGACACCGGTGACCGCATCGCCCAGGCCGACGACCGCAGCGCCCTGCTGACGGCGCTGGCCCAACTGCCGCCCAGGCAGCGGGAGGCGGTGGTCCTGCGGTACTGGGAGGACCTGACCGAGACACAGACGGCCGAGGCGATGGGCTGCTCGGTCGGCTCGGTGAAGAGCAACGCGGCCAAGGGAATCGCCAAACTTCGCGCCATACCCGGACTGGCCGACATGGCGACGCAGGGAGGGCGGAAGTGA
- a CDS encoding response regulator transcription factor, whose protein sequence is MPREHRAAKSIRVLLAEDQGMMRGALALLLGMEADIEVVAQVAAGDAIVDAALVHRPDVALLDIELPGMSGLDAAAELRDQAPDCRVLILTTFGRPGYLRRAMEAGAAGFLVKDGPVEELAASIRRVLTGETVIDPALAAAALSAGPNPLTARECDVLKASTDGATVADIAGRLHLSESTVRNYLSSAIGKTGTRNRMEAVRAARQQGWL, encoded by the coding sequence ATGCCCCGGGAGCACCGGGCCGCCAAGTCCATCCGCGTGCTGCTCGCCGAGGACCAGGGCATGATGCGTGGGGCGCTCGCGCTGCTGCTCGGGATGGAGGCGGACATCGAGGTCGTGGCCCAGGTCGCGGCCGGGGACGCGATCGTGGACGCGGCCCTCGTCCACCGCCCCGACGTGGCGCTGCTCGACATCGAGCTGCCGGGGATGAGCGGTCTGGACGCCGCCGCCGAACTGCGCGACCAGGCGCCGGACTGCCGGGTGCTGATCCTGACCACCTTCGGACGCCCCGGCTACCTCCGCCGGGCCATGGAGGCGGGTGCCGCCGGTTTCCTCGTCAAGGACGGTCCCGTGGAGGAGCTGGCGGCCTCGATCCGCCGGGTGCTGACCGGCGAGACCGTGATCGACCCCGCCCTCGCCGCGGCCGCCCTGAGCGCCGGCCCGAACCCCCTCACCGCCCGCGAGTGCGATGTCCTCAAGGCGTCCACGGACGGCGCGACGGTCGCCGACATCGCGGGCAGGCTCCACCTCTCCGAGTCCACCGTCCGCAACTACCTCTCCTCCGCCATCGGCAAGACGGGCACCCGCAACCGGATGGAGGCCGTACGGGCGGCCCGACAACAGGGGTGGCTGTGA
- a CDS encoding sensor histidine kinase, giving the protein MTTGDKLSCRVDEIREKVREARKHQRYYKANKKRLNAECKAAQKAGEVPANAGLGSGFGLLPWLLLGMGAFSNLFQGEASNPWIGGLGLLTFNSLYIYVAFRAFHQQTRDAVSTRVALVLMGLVTCGLAMGYGGNWLLFFPLFGLATGAVVRLPHLRWVGALVAVVAGAASVYRDGWGGLDTAYATWISTMVTAAIMSLSEAVRQLREAREELARRAVEEERLRFSRDLHDLLGHTLSVIVVKSEAARRLAPRDLDAALVQVSDIESVGRQALTEIREAVTGYREGSLSTDLDRASSALRAAGIEPVVHRSGQPLAAQTEALLGWVVREAVTNAVRHSGAERCEISVQGSAERVRLRVWDDGRGTAAGTAPTVGECVDECTPENAGTVPVPVVGGTGLKGLAERLAAAGGWLEAGPGSRGGFVVRAELPVESVAPEPSGEPAGAVRGARIGEVAG; this is encoded by the coding sequence ATGACAACAGGGGACAAGCTCTCGTGCCGCGTGGACGAGATCCGCGAGAAGGTCCGCGAGGCCCGGAAGCACCAGCGGTACTACAAGGCGAACAAGAAGCGCCTCAACGCCGAGTGCAAGGCCGCGCAGAAGGCGGGCGAGGTCCCCGCGAACGCGGGCCTGGGCAGCGGCTTCGGTCTGCTGCCGTGGCTGCTGTTGGGGATGGGCGCCTTCTCCAACCTCTTCCAGGGCGAGGCCTCCAACCCGTGGATCGGCGGCCTGGGGCTGCTCACGTTCAACTCGCTCTACATCTACGTCGCCTTCCGCGCCTTCCACCAGCAGACCCGGGACGCGGTTTCCACACGGGTGGCACTGGTGCTGATGGGACTGGTCACCTGCGGTCTGGCGATGGGGTACGGCGGCAACTGGCTGCTGTTCTTCCCCCTGTTCGGGCTCGCGACGGGCGCGGTCGTGCGGCTGCCGCACCTGCGGTGGGTGGGTGCGCTGGTGGCCGTGGTCGCCGGCGCGGCCTCCGTCTACCGCGACGGCTGGGGCGGACTCGACACCGCATACGCCACGTGGATCTCCACGATGGTGACGGCCGCGATCATGTCCCTCTCCGAGGCGGTACGGCAGTTGCGGGAGGCCCGCGAGGAACTGGCCCGGCGTGCGGTCGAGGAGGAGCGGCTGCGGTTCTCCCGCGATCTGCACGACCTGCTCGGGCACACGCTGTCGGTGATCGTGGTGAAGTCGGAGGCGGCCCGGCGCCTCGCCCCCCGCGATCTGGACGCGGCGCTCGTCCAGGTCTCCGACATCGAGTCGGTGGGCCGCCAGGCGCTCACCGAGATCCGCGAGGCGGTGACCGGCTACCGCGAGGGCAGCCTCAGCACCGACCTCGACCGGGCCTCCTCGGCCCTGCGCGCCGCGGGCATCGAGCCGGTCGTCCACCGCTCCGGCCAGCCGCTCGCCGCCCAGACCGAGGCCCTGCTGGGCTGGGTGGTCCGCGAGGCGGTCACCAACGCGGTACGGCACAGCGGGGCGGAGCGCTGCGAGATCTCCGTGCAGGGCTCGGCGGAACGGGTACGGCTGCGGGTCTGGGACGACGGCCGGGGGACGGCGGCGGGCACGGCGCCGACCGTGGGTGAGTGCGTGGATGAGTGCACCCCTGAGAACGCCGGCACGGTGCCCGTCCCGGTCGTCGGCGGCACCGGTCTCAAGGGGCTCGCGGAGCGGCTGGCCGCGGCCGGTGGGTGGTTGGAGGCGGGCCCGGGGTCACGGGGCGGGTTCGTGGTGCGGGCCGAGCTGCCGGTCGAATCGGTGGCGCCGGAGCCGTCCGGGGAACCTGCGGGGGCGGTGCGCGGGGCCCGGATCGGCGAGGTGGCCGGGTGA